In [Phormidium] sp. ETS-05, the genomic window AAGCCCAAAGCCGACAACGCCGAGACTTTAACCGCCTCTTCGCCATCCAAAACCCCACCGCAGACCTCGCCTGGGCAGAAATCGAAGTTGAAACCATCCGCAACATCTTCCCCCACCGCGAAACCCTCACTAGAGAAAACGCCCGCCTTGCCACCTTCCTCAACAAAAACCTCTCCCAAACCCATCATCTATTCTTCTCCTGTCACGGCAGCTTTAACCCCGACTCCCCCCTAGACTCTGGTTTACTCCTGGCTGATGGCGTTCTCACCCTAGAAGAAATCATCGCTAAACTCAACCTCAGTGAGTGCAGCCTTGTCACCCTCTCCGCCTGCGAAACCGGACAAGTCGCCCTCGATCGAACCGACGAATATATCAGCATCGCCAGTGGTTTCATCCTCGCCGGGAGTCCCAGGGTCTTGATGAGCCTCTGGTCTGTGGATGAAGCCTCTACCGCCCTGCTGCTGATTAAAACCTATGAACTGCTGCAACAACCGGGCCAACTCGCTCTAGCCTTGCAAGCGGCGCAAAAGTGGCTCCGAGAAACCACCAACGCCGGATTTTATGACTGGGTGCAAAAATGCCGCCTCCTAAATGACTATTGGCGAAAAACGCTCGCTGAAATTTTCCAAAACAGGCAAAATAAAGAAGGGGCAGATTTCCCCCCCCTACGAGTCCCCCTATCACTGGGCGGCGTTCTGTGTGGTTGGACAAGGAGAACAAAAAATGGCACGGGACAGAGATAAAATCGAAGCCTTTAAAGTCCTCTTGAGTGGGGACTTTGACCAATTCTTCGCCCCTTATCGGCAAAACTTGGACGAATTGCAACTGGGGGATGATGACGAGCAAAACGCTCAAGCCATTGAAAACTGGCTCGCAGACCGTCCACCCCTCAACCAAGCCTATCAGGAACAACTCGCCACCCTAACCGCCAAGAATCCCCTGTCAGGTCCAACCAAAGAAATGGGGATTGGGGGTTCTAAAACCAATACCAAAGGCTCTACGCTTGAGGAGTTGCTGGAGAATGCCAAAAGACGCAATACGCCGCCCCCACCGCAGTCACCACCGCCGACTCCCAAGCCTTAATCTTAGCTACCCAACTTGATATAAACTGTTTATTGCACATGATTGGTACTCAACAGATTCAGCTATCAATGGCAGAAATCACCGCATTTTGTCACAAGTGGCAGGTGACAGAATTCGCTTTGTTTGGTTCAGTGTTACGGGAAGATTTTAATGACCAGAGCGATATTGATGTTTTGGTGTCTTTTGCCGCCGATAGTCCTTGGACAATCTTGGATTTAGTGGTGATGGAACAGGAGCTGGCGGATTGTTTCAATCGCGATGTTGATTTAGTAGAAAAGCAGGTGATTGAAAAGAGTTGTAATCCCATTAGAAAAGCTAATATTTTGAGTTCTGCCCAAGTTATTTATGCTCCGAAATAAACCTTTATGAATTCTCGCAATCGGGCTTCTTTGTTAGACATTATCAAAGCGGCTGAACTCAGCCAGTCTTTTGTTCAAGATATGGATAAATTGAGCTTGACTCAGGATATTAAAACTCAGTCAGCCGTGCTATATCAAATTGCGATTTTAGGAGAAGAAGCTGTTAAACGGCTTTCTCCAGAACTCCGGGACAACTATCCCGATATTCCTTGGTCAGCAATGGCAGGAATGCGTGATAAGCTAATCCATGATTATGAAGGAGTTAATATCGATCGGGTATGGCTGACGTTAGAATTGAGTATTCCCGAACTCCTAAAAAAATTAAACTTCTGCTACAATTGTCTTAAGTAGGTGCATCTGAAAGATTCGCCAAAATGTGGTTAATACCCCTACCTGATGCAGATGCTTCCCATTTCACCCAGTCATAACAAATATCGTGAAAAATATCACTCTTACCCTTTACGCTTTCCACCTAAAACAAGGCTTAGGTGATTCCCTAGAACCAACCAAAAATCAGGGTATTCAACTGTGGGAAAGCCTCGTAAACTTGAGCAAAGTTTATCCCTTTCCCGAATTGAAAAACCTTAAGTCTCAACTGGTTTGCTACACCGCCGACGCTCAAGGCAACTATCAGTATAAACCAGAAAAGGAAGAAACAATCCTTGGAGAATGTTTAACCCCTCAGCCAACAGAGATTAAACTGAGTCAAATTCCCACATCCCAAGGCTTCAAATTAACCGGAGAAATCGAACCCTATTTGCTCAATGATACTTATTGCCTGACGCTGACGCTCAATCCTGAAAACCCCGACACCGAGCTAGATTTAAACGCTCTGACTGTTTTTCATACTTACCGGTTAATCACTGGAATTACCGCAGATTTAGGCAAGGTTTTGGTTTTTTATGGCGAACAAAACTATTCACCAAGTCCTAGCAGCGAAGCAGCAAAAAAATGGGCTACTGCTCTCTGTGCTAATACCAACATCAATCCCGAATTTCGGGGAGAATTTACCTTGTTTAATTGTCCGGGTTTTTGGTTCGACGCTTCCGGTTTAACCCTGTGGATTCTCTTAGCTAAACCGAATCAGTTTGATAGCGATAAATTTTTCAAAAATGCGCCGATGTTTAGGGGTTTACTGTGGAGCTATAGTAAAATAAATACCACTTAACGCGATGCACAAGAAGCCTATAAAAACGGCAAAGAATCTTATAACAAACTTGAGGATAAAATGGAAAATTTTTTCAAAATTTATCAAGATACCTCCAGCCAACGCCTCAAGGATTTAGATACCATGATTAAATTGGTCCCCCAAGAGCTGCTCTATTATCACTGCTGTTTACGCGATATCAAGGCGCACCACACAACGATTAAAACCAATATTCAGAATTTCCAAACGGCTTTAGGGCATTTAATCGCTGCTGGAAATAAACTAGAGGTCTGGTCAACTCTCGCCGATAAAACCTACCCTCGCTATCAGGGACAAGTTGAGCGGTATTTAGAATATTTAGAACCGGGGAAGGATTTGTTTAGCGATTTGATTAACAGCATTCGCGCTACCACTGAACTGGAACAAGCGAAAAGCAACCAAGATTTACAAGACCATATCCAAGCCGTGGGTGTGGGAATTGCGGCGGGAGCGATCGTGGCTTTTAGTTCCGGTTTAATCACCCAAACTTGGGATTTACCCGATGACCAAAAAATCGATCCGCCGTTTATCCTTACTCACCCATTTCTCATCGCTCTAGTTGCCAGTATTTCCTGTTCTGTGGGAGCCTGGTTGTTCGTCACCCAACAGATTAAAAAAAGGCGAAATGACCCGACCCTATCCCAGTGTTTCTTGGGATTGATTAAAAAGGGACGACCAAAGGATAAGTGAACGGGGTTTGTCGGTGGGGCCACCCAACCCATTCAGGTAAAATGTTGGGTGACATTGCATTGGGTCTCACCGACAAAGTTTATAATATGAAGGAGTTGGATTTTAGGAAAAAATCATGAGCATTTACTTGGGGATTGACATTGGTGCTAGTACGGTCAAACTGGGATTATTTGAGCCAGAACAAGGGGTCATCGGAAAAAGGTTAGATCGTCCCAGCAGCGCCTCTGAGGGTCCCGACGCTACCGTAAATGTGATTAAAACGGCCACCAATGAGCTACTCGCAGCCAATGAGCTACAATTCCAGGATTTAAAAGCGATCGGTGCTTGTTGTCCCGCTCCTATTGATGCTTCGGGGATGTGTGTTTATCCCACCAATATCGATCCCTCTTGGCAAGGGGTGAATATTGCCCAAAAACTCTCCGGGGCTCTCCAGTTACCCGCCTTCCTCCTCAATGATGGAGACGCGGCGGCTTACCGGGAATACAGGATCCGCGAGGCTCAAAATCAGGCTTCTTCTGTGATGGCTCAGTTTATTACGGGAACGGGTTTAGGCGGCGCTTTGATTGTCAACGGAAAAATCTGGTCGGCTCCGGGAGTTTCGGCAGAATTGGGTCATATTTGTATTGATAGTTCGGAAAATGCGGACCTCTGCGGATGTGGTGCGAGGGGATGTGTGGAAACGAGAGCCTCTTTATTGGGTCTGAGAAATATGGTTAAACACCGACAAGCTAAGGGGAATGTGCCGGAAGCGTTACAAGGAGAGCCGATCGAGGTGGCGAAAACCCTCCGGCGATTGGGTCAAATGGATGAGCCTCTGTCGGATGTGGTGGCTATTTGGCAAGAGTATTTTACCAGCCTGGGTATAGCGGCTCGTAATGTGGTGAATATGATAGGCTGTGACCTGATTGTGATTTCTGGGGGAGCGCAAGAACAGGAAAAAACGGCATCTGATGGGGCATATCAACGATTCAAACAGGATGCGATCGCCTGGATTCGTCAGGAACTTGACCATAGTTTCCCTCATCTCACCCAGACAAGGGTGGAATGGTCTATTGATACGCTCCCAGACAGTGCTGCTTACGGTGCAGCTCAATATGCCAGTGTGACAGGGAATAGCAAGTCGTAGGTGAGGACTCCGATCCCCTCCCCTTGGCAAGGGGAGGGTTAGGGTGGGGTTCTTCTTCAGGTAAAATGTTGGGGGGACTCCGATCCCCTCCCCTTGGCAAGGGGAGGGTTAGGGTGGGGTTCTTCTTCAGGTAAAATGTTGGGAGGACTCCCGTCCCCTCCCCTTAGCAAGACCCACTAGCAGCATCTCTGTTTCTTCATAAAGATTGAAAATTAATAATTTATGAACCTAACGATGAGGTGATTTTGCAATGGATAGACTAGCCAAGTATAGAAAGATTATTTAGGAACTGTTGACCGAGTATTCGACGGGTTCTCGTACCCTTTGGGCCGTGGCGGATATCTCGACGGCGATTTTTATGATACAGTTCTATCAAACTCTCCACCAGTCTCACCTGTCGGTGCTTCTGGCGTTGCGCCAGACTCAGACTTGGTTGCGGGAAGCCACGGTGCAAGATTTGTTAGACTGGGTTGATGGCTGTACGGTGATTAGCCCAGAACGGCGGGAGGAGATGAAAGAAATCATCGATTCCTATCCTATGGACTATCAGCCCTTTGAATCTCCCTACTATTGGGCGCCATTTTGTGCCATTGGACAGTAAAATCTGAGAAGTTGCTAACAGGAGTGATGAGCCATGACCCCCGAACAACGCATTGCTGCTTTCTGGGAAATTTGGGAAACCAACCCGGATAATATTTGGCAAACATCGGGAGCCATCCAAGGATTAAAATCTCTCAGTGAAAGTTTGGTGGCTGTTCCGATAATGATTCCCCCAATACCGGGGACACGGATTATAAAAATCTCTATCCGAAAATTCCCGAAATTCTGCTAACCCGCGCCCCGAAAATGGGCAAAAAAGAGGGTCAATCTTGATGGTTGATTAACTTGGTGATGTTTTTTCCAGGCTACAGAGCCGCAGAAATGCTTATCGCGGCATAGCAGTGGCACGAGAGAAACGCAGTTTATGGCACATTAATAAAATGAAACATCAAAAACTACCAGAAATTATCGAGTTAATTAAAAATTGGTTTAAGGCTCATTATTCTGAACAGGTTGTGCAAATCATTTTATATGGCTCTCAAGCTAGGGGAGAAGCTAAACCCGATTCAGATATTGACTTACTGATTGTCATGAAATCAACGTTTAATTATGTTGACGAAATTGAGAAAACCAGTGATTTTATTCAAGAGCTGTCCTTGAAATATGATACCGTGATTTCTCGCGCTTTTGTTTCTGAGCAGCGGTTTAATGTAGAAAAAAGTCCATTTATTTTGAATGTTCACCGAGAAGGAATTGTGCTATGATTGACGAACAAAAATTACTCCTAGAATAAAGCGAAACGTAGTCTAATTGAGGCAGACTTATTAGTGGAAAATAATTTAGCCGAACTAGCCATGTCCCGTACTTACTATGCAATGTTTTATATTGCTTCTGCCTTTTTACTGGCAAAAAACTTAAGTTTTTCCAGCCATTCTGCTGTGATTGGTGCATTCGGTCGAGAATTTGCCAAGGATCATCAAAAATTCCGAGAATTTCACAAGGCTTTAATTGATGCACAGGATTTGCGGAACCGCAGTGACTATGATTTAGATGTTAATATTACTGCATCTGAAGCAAAAAAACAAATTGAAATCGCTCAACAATTTATGAATTTTTGGGAAAATTATCAGGAAAATTAAATAGATGTCATCTTCAGCGATTCAAGACTTAGTGACTCTAGTTGAATCCTTACCCGATACGGTTCAAATCCAAGTGATTTCACATTTACGGGAATATATCGCCGATTTGCAAGATGAACAACGGTGGGATACGGCGTTTAATCGGACAGACTCCGCCTTAGTCGCCGCCGCCCGTCAAGCAAAACAACAACACGCCGCCGGACAAGCTACTCTAATGGATTATAACCAATTATGATGAACATTTTCGCCCCCAATCTTTATTTATGTGCTTATCATCTCCGGGAAGATGACACCGAGGGAGACAGTCACCCCCTGTGGGAGAGTTACGATCGCCTCCTGCGGAAAATGAAAGATTTATTGAACACAATTAACATAAATCTTAACAATTATAATGACACAATTGAGCGGATTTGTGCTATACTAGGAACCGATAAGGAAGAACTATCCTTTTGGCGACACTTCGGGGAACAAACCGCGCCCCAATTCCGGGTTCAAATTGAAGCTGATTTAAGTTATTTTGAACAGGGAACGGGGTTAATTTCCCAGGCGGTGGCTTCAATTCGCGCCATTGTGGAAATTGACCAAGCCCAATGCGATCGGATTTGGCAACAGGAGGAGAAAAAGCGAGACCAAGACCTCCAAGACCAAATTCAAGCCGTTGGTGTGGGAATTGCGGCGGGAGCGATCGTCGCTTCCACTTCCGGTTTAATCCCTCAAACTTGGGGTTTACCCAACGGCCAAAAAATCGACCCGCCATTTATCCTTCCTCACCCATTTCTCATCGCTCTATTTGCCAGTGTTTTCTGTTCTGTGGGAGCCTGGTGGCTCGCCACTCAACAGATTAAAAAAAGGCGAAAATGACGCGACCATATGGCGTGGGTTTTGCCCGTCCATCTGTCCCCTCACCCTAAATCCCTCTCCCAAAAAGGGAGAGGGACTTTGATAGTCCTCTAAGCAGTAGTAGGGTGGGCAGTGCCTGATGTCACCTGTGATAACCAGTAGCATTAGTTGGCACTGCCCACCCTACAGAACTACAAACAATCACTATGTCTAGAAGATGGGCTGAAGCCCAACTACAAACCGGGATTAACTCAAAACTAAATTATCTCGGTGGACGACGGTTTCGGCGCCTTCATAACCTAAAATCGTGGGAATATCGGCAGATTTAATCCCCCGAATTTTCTGTAATTCAGTGCTGGTATAATTGACCAAACCTCGCGCTACTTCTCGCCCCTCACGGTCGCATAAAACTACCGCATCATCATGGTGAAAATCGCCATCAACGGCAGTGATACCGGCTGCTAAAAGAGATTTATTTTTATCGCAAATAGCAGTGACGGCGCCAGAGTCGAGATAGAGTTTACCGGCGGGAATTAAACCGTGAGCGATCCAACGTTTGCGGGCACTGCTGACACTCTTGTGGGGGGCAAAATGGGTGCCGAGGGGTTCTCCGGCGAGGATTTTTTCTATGTTGGCGGGGGCGGTGGAAGAGGTGATGACCGTGCGGACCCCGGCGCTGGTGGCGATGCGGGCGGCGTGAATTTTGGTTTCCATCCCCCCAGTTCCCCAACCTGTACCGGCCCCTCCGGTTTCTACTTGTAACTCGGCGAGTTCTTCCATCCGCTCCACCAGGTGGATGGGGGTGGCGTCCGGATGGCTGCGGGGGTCGGCGGAGTAGAGGTGTTCTACATCGGTGAGTAGAAACAGCCAGTCTGCTTCCACTAGGCTAGCCACCATTGCGGAGAGGGTGTCGTTGTCGCCGAATTTCAGTTCTTCCACGGCTACGGTGTCGTTTTCGTTGACAATGGGGATGACGCCGAGGCGGAATAGTTCTTGAAAGGTGTTGGAGGCGTTGAGGTAGCGGCGACGCTGTACTAGGTCCGTGCGGGTGAGGAGTATTTGAGCGATCGCCTGCTCTTGGGTGGTGAAGAGGTCGTCATAGACGCGCATCAGGCGTCCTTGCCCGATCGCCGCTACCGCTTGTTTCCCCGCAATGGTTTTGGGCTTTTCCTGCAGTCCGATGCGGGCGCAACCCACCCCCACCGCGCCAGAGGATACTAACACCACCCGGTGTCCCTGGCGGCGCAGATGACACAAAGTTTCCACTAGAGTGGCTATAGTGGCGATCGCCAGGTTGCCGTTATCTTGAGTAAGGCTGGAAGTACCAATTTTAATGACAATGGTTAGAGGCATACATATTCAACAGCAGACCTGTATATATTACATAATTGTATAACCTTGAAAACTTCCAGGTTTTGCAGTATATTGAAGTCAGGGCAAGAACAATTTCCGAGCCAGCCGATGTCAGATTACAATCAAATCAGGACTCAAGTCCTCAGCCTCACCCCAGAGGAACAACTGCGACCCATAGACGAAGTGCTGTCAATGGTTCGCCGTTGAGTTGTAGCCCAGCCAAACAGACACAGCCTCCTAGAGCTGGAAGGGTTGGGTAAGGAAATCTGGGAAGGCATTGATGCTCAAGAATATGTAAATCAGCAGCGCGGACAATGGAATGGATAAATCAGTTACAGGGACAAGTGGGTGTTACTGTTGGAGACGCTGAGAAGTACAAGTGGTGAATTTTAACATAAATTTTTGTGAGAAAATTTTGGCTATATAGGATTTTTATCGCTGGTTGGGTAAATTTTTGTTGAAACCAATCAACGTTTCTGATTTTATTCATGGTAAAACCGCGACAGCATCACTAAGATTAGATTTTCCAAAAATATTATGATCTTAATTCCCGGCTACCAAATTAGCGCCCAAATCTATGAAAGCGCCAACTCCCTAGTATATCGGGGTATCCAAGACAAGACAGGTAAACCAGTAATCGTTAAAATCCTCACAGAAGATTATCCCAGCGCTGACGACATCCGGCGGTATAAACAAGAATATCACATAACCAAACAAACCGAAAAAATTTCGGGAACAGTTAAAGTTATAACTTTGGACAAGTATCAAAATCAACTTGCCATAATTTTTGAATACTTCGAGGGAAAATCTCTGAGAGATTTTTTAAAAATCAAAAAGTTTAATTTAAGTGAATTTTTGCAAATAGCTATCCAATGTGCTGAGATTCTAGGAGAGATTCACGCGAATAATATCATTCATAAAGATATCAATCCGGCAAATATCCTATTTCACGCCGAAACCGGCCAAATCAAAATCATTGATTTCGGGATTTCCACGGTGTTTAGCCGGGAAACCCCAACCCTGAAAAATCCCAACGTCTTAGAAGGCACGATCGCCTATATGTCTCCCGAACAAACCGGGAGAATGAACCGCGCTTTAGATTACCGCACCGACTTCTATTCTCTCGGCGTCACATTTTATGAAATCCTGACCCAAAAACTGCCCTTTGACAGTGAAGATGCGATGGAGCTAGTCCACTGTCACATTGCCAAACAGCCCATCCCCCCCCATCACCTGAATTCAGAAATTCCCCAAGCTATTTCCGATATTGTGATGAAAATGCTGGCAAAAACCCCAGAGCAACGATACCAAAGTGCTTGGGGAATTCAAGGAGATTTGGTAATTTCCTTGATGCAGCTAGAGGCAAATGGACAGATTGAAGATATCGTACCAGGTTCAAACGATATTTCTGATAAATTCCAAATTCCCGAAAAACTTTACGGGAGAGAGCGGGAGGTAGAAAAATTACTGGCAGCATTTGACCGGGTAGCGGCTCAAACTGCAGAGAAAATGGCGATGACAGAGAAAAGAAAAATCGCAATGATACTGGTGTCTGGGGTTCCCGGTATCGGTAAGTCATCCTTAGTGCAGGAAATTTACAAACCTATCACTGCGGCTAAAGGCTACTTCATCGCGGGGAAATTCGACCAACTACAGCGCAATATCCCCTACTCTGCTGTGGTGGCGGCTTTTTCTGACTTAGTGCGTCAGCTTTTAACAGAACCGGAAGCACGTCTGGTGAAATGGCGAGAAAAACTTGGCACTGCTTTTGGCACCAACGGACAGATTATTATTGATGTTATCCCGGAAGTGGAACTCATCGTGGGGTCCCAGCCGCCGGTACAGGAATTGGGCGCAGCGGAATCTCAAAACCGCTTCAATCGGGTTTTTCAAAATTTTATCCGGGTCTTTTGCGACAAGGAACACCCTTTGGTGATGTTTCTGGATGATTTGCAGTGGGCGGACTTAGCTACCCTGAAATTGCTGGAACTCATCCTCACGGACGATCTCACCGAATATTTATTTGTGATTGGGGCTTATCGGGATAATGAAGTCAGCAGTAATCATCCCTTGATGATGACTGTGGAAACCCTGCATCAACGGGGAGTAGCCATCGACCAAATCAACCTCTATCCCCTCCACTTAAAACAAATCAACCAATTGATTGCCGATACTTTGCACGCGGGACTAGAGGATACGCTACCTTTGGCCAAACTGGTCAATAGCAAGACTTCGGGCAATCCTTTTTTTGTGAGCCAGTTTCTCAATGCTCTGTACCAGGAACATTTGCTCACGTTTGATTTTGAACACTTGACATGGGATTGGGATGTTGACCAAATTGAGGCAATGGATATCACGGATAACGTGGTCGAACTGACGATCGCCAAATTGAAAAAACTACCCCCAGCCACCCAAGCAGCTCTCAGCTTAGCCGCCTGCATTGGCAACCGCTTCGACGCCAACACCCTGGCTCTCGTCCATGAAAAATCCGCCTTGGAAACCTTCCGAGACCTCTTACCCGCGATTCAGGAAGGACTCATCCTCCCGATTTCAGAATTAATCGACCTAGAAGCGGATATCCTCGACTCCCAACTGCTGATTCTCAATTTTCAATTTCTGCACGATCGGGTTCAGCAAGCCGCCTATGCCCTCCTAGACGAAGAAGATAAACCAGCCACTCACCTGCAAATTGGCAGGTTACTCCTGGCAAATGCAGCCGACAAAGAACGCTCAGAAAGGATATTTGAAATCGCCGACCACCTGAATTTATCCCGAAACACTATATCCGACTGGCAAGAAAAACTCAACCTGGCCAAATTGAACCTCCAAGCCGGAATCAAAGCCAAAAAAGCCACCGCTTACGCCGCCGCCTTAGAATACCTGACCATTGGCATGGATGTGCTATCCTGCACCATGTGGTCTGAATGTTACGATTTAGCCTTATCTCTGCACAAAGAACTGGCCGAAGTAGAGTATCTTACCGGCAACTTCGATGGCTCTAAAGCCTTGATAGACATGGCTTTAGCCGAAGCCCAATCCCCCATAGAGAAAGCCGAACTCTACAATATGCTCATCATCCAATGTACCCTCTTAGGGAAATTCGCTGATGCCATTGCTAATGGACGCCTTGCCCTGAGTTTCCTAGGGATAGAACTACCCCCATCGGATGAGCCTGCA contains:
- a CDS encoding nucleotidyltransferase domain-containing protein encodes the protein MAREKRSLWHINKMKHQKLPEIIELIKNWFKAHYSEQVVQIILYGSQARGEAKPDSDIDLLIVMKSTFNYVDEIEKTSDFIQELSLKYDTVISRAFVSEQRFNVEKSPFILNVHREGIVL
- the proB gene encoding glutamate 5-kinase yields the protein MPLTIVIKIGTSSLTQDNGNLAIATIATLVETLCHLRRQGHRVVLVSSGAVGVGCARIGLQEKPKTIAGKQAVAAIGQGRLMRVYDDLFTTQEQAIAQILLTRTDLVQRRRYLNASNTFQELFRLGVIPIVNENDTVAVEELKFGDNDTLSAMVASLVEADWLFLLTDVEHLYSADPRSHPDATPIHLVERMEELAELQVETGGAGTGWGTGGMETKIHAARIATSAGVRTVITSSTAPANIEKILAGEPLGTHFAPHKSVSSARKRWIAHGLIPAGKLYLDSGAVTAICDKNKSLLAAGITAVDGDFHHDDAVVLCDREGREVARGLVNYTSTELQKIRGIKSADIPTILGYEGAETVVHRDNLVLS
- a CDS encoding ROK family protein — protein: MSIYLGIDIGASTVKLGLFEPEQGVIGKRLDRPSSASEGPDATVNVIKTATNELLAANELQFQDLKAIGACCPAPIDASGMCVYPTNIDPSWQGVNIAQKLSGALQLPAFLLNDGDAAAYREYRIREAQNQASSVMAQFITGTGLGGALIVNGKIWSAPGVSAELGHICIDSSENADLCGCGARGCVETRASLLGLRNMVKHRQAKGNVPEALQGEPIEVAKTLRRLGQMDEPLSDVVAIWQEYFTSLGIAARNVVNMIGCDLIVISGGAQEQEKTASDGAYQRFKQDAIAWIRQELDHSFPHLTQTRVEWSIDTLPDSAAYGAAQYASVTGNSKS
- a CDS encoding CHAT domain-containing protein translates to MTEYSTGSRTLWAVADISTAIFMIQFYQTLHQSHLSVLLALRQTQTWLREATVQDLLDWVDGCTVISPERREEMKEIIDSYPMDYQPFESPYYWAPFCAIGQ
- a CDS encoding HEPN domain-containing protein, whose amino-acid sequence is MENNLAELAMSRTYYAMFYIASAFLLAKNLSFSSHSAVIGAFGREFAKDHQKFREFHKALIDAQDLRNRSDYDLDVNITASEAKKQIEIAQQFMNFWENYQEN
- a CDS encoding DUF86 domain-containing protein, with amino-acid sequence MNSRNRASLLDIIKAAELSQSFVQDMDKLSLTQDIKTQSAVLYQIAILGEEAVKRLSPELRDNYPDIPWSAMAGMRDKLIHDYEGVNIDRVWLTLELSIPELLKKLNFCYNCLK
- a CDS encoding nucleotidyltransferase family protein; the protein is MIGTQQIQLSMAEITAFCHKWQVTEFALFGSVLREDFNDQSDIDVLVSFAADSPWTILDLVVMEQELADCFNRDVDLVEKQVIEKSCNPIRKANILSSAQVIYAPK